A section of the Citrus sinensis cultivar Valencia sweet orange chromosome 8, DVS_A1.0, whole genome shotgun sequence genome encodes:
- the LOC102618947 gene encoding uncharacterized protein LOC102618947 isoform X2, translating into MATRQKLKGKLYHEENGEEEEKLKSAAAMSSDDEEGNEDLSLKIVEKHMLMRAAKLDQDDSDSDVVLNDNTNTNTSNNSNNKNGRVEAVVPGPSGTTDDVIIEDVKSGDKKRIRVRKKKKKEADKIEIEDQSVIVRKEEQKVEAADNGDEGVTTVEISDNIVLRKLLRGPRYFDPPDRGWQTCYNCGEEGHMAVNCRSAVKRKKPCFVCGSLEHGVRQCSKAQDCFICKKGGHRAKDCPDKHKSGFQNAQVCLKCGDSGHDMFSCRNSYSLDDLKEVQCYICRSFGHLCCVNISDAVPGEVSCFRCGQLGHTGLACARSRGETVEASPSSCYNCGAEGHFARECVSSSKVRKRNIDTSTPTFRPRRENKDHSGIKSAPHDLGKVHKRKKTQHEERGIMTSRKSKQRGGWITDDPGDISYGKPKRNHWRSPGTPSSKAHKISAITSGGHFSSPQSSIKRNSHHRFSASRFDSSGSDGIRRGYDWW; encoded by the exons ATGGCGACGAGGCAAAAGCTGAAAGGGAAGCTATATCACGAAGAAAacggagaagaagaagagaaattgAAGTCGGCGGCAGCAATGAGTAGCGACGATGAAGAGGGAAACGAGGATCTTAGCCTTAAGATCGTTGAGAAGCATATGTTGATGCGCGCCGCCAAGCTGGATCAAGACGACAGTGACTCCGACGTCGTTTTGAACGACAATACCAATACTAATACTAgcaataatagtaataataaaaacggACGTGTTGAGGCCGTCGTCCCTGGTCCGAGTGGGACCACTGATGACGTCATAATCGAGGATGTGAAGAGCGGTGATAAGAAGAGAATTAGGGTCcgcaagaagaaaaagaaggaagctgataagatcgaaattgaGGACCAATCT GTAATTGTTAGAAAGGAAGAACAGAAGGTGGAGGCGGCTGATAATGGTGATGAGGGGGTTACGACTGTTGAAATATCAGACAATATTGTGCTTCGGAAGCTTCTT CGGGGGCCAAGGTATTTTGATCCTCCAGATCGTGGGTGGCAAACGTGCTATAATTGTGGCGAAGAGGGGCATATGGCGGTGAACTGTAGATCTGCTGTCAAGCGGAAGAAACCTTGTTTTGTTTGTGGGAGTTTGGAACATGGTGTCAGGCAATGTTCCAAG GCACAAGATTGCTTCATTTGCAAAAAAGGTGGTCACCGTGCGAAAGATTGTCCAGATAAGCACAAGAGTGGCTTCCAGAATGCTCAAGTGTGTTTAAAATGTGGAGATTCTGGGCATGATATGTTTTCTTGCAGGAACAGTTATTCTCTCGATGACCTCAAG gaAGTACAATGTTACATCTGCAGGAGTTTTGGCCATTTGTGTTGCGTTAATATCAGTGATGCGGTTCCAGGAGAGGTTTCTTGTTTCAGATGTGGTCAATTAGGTCACACTGGTTTG GCATGCGCTAGGTCTCGTGGTGAAACTGTAGAAGCGTCACCTAGTTCATGCTACAACTGTGGTGCAGAAGGGCATTTTGCACGTGAATGTGTGAGTTCTTCCAAG GTTCGCAAGAGGAATATTGACACATCAACTCCAACATTCAGACCTCGTAGAGAAAATAAAGACCACTCGGGAATTAAGTCTGCGCCTCATGATCTTGGTAAAGTGCATAAAAGGAAGAAAACCCAGCATGAAGAAAGAGGCATTATGACATCTCGAAAATCAAAACAGAGAGGTGGTTGGATAACAGACGATCCTGGAGATATCTCCTATGGGAAGCCGAAGAGGAACCATTGGAGGTCTCCGGGAACACCATCTAGTAAGGCTCATAAAATTTCAGCTATAACCTCTGGAGGCCATTTTTCAAGTCCTCAGTCCTCCATAAAGAGGAATTCTCATCATAGATTTTCAGCATCAAGGTTCGACAGCTCTGGTAGTGATGGGATAAGGAGAGGTTATGATTGGTGGTAG
- the LOC102618947 gene encoding uncharacterized protein LOC102618947 isoform X1, with translation MATRQKLKGKLYHEENGEEEEKLKSAAAMSSDDEEGNEDLSLKIVEKHMLMRAAKLDQDDSDSDVVLNDNTNTNTSNNSNNKNGRVEAVVPGPSGTTDDVIIEDVKSGDKKRIRVRKKKKKEADKIEIEDQSVIVRKEEQKVEAADNGDEGVTTVEISDNIVLRKLLRGPRYFDPPDRGWQTCYNCGEEGHMAVNCRSAVKRKKPCFVCGSLEHGVRQCSKAQDCFICKKGGHRAKDCPDKHKSGFQNAQVCLKCGDSGHDMFSCRNSYSLDDLKEVQCYICRSFGHLCCVNISDAVPGEVSCFRCGQLGHTGLHWNSCMQACARSRGETVEASPSSCYNCGAEGHFARECVSSSKVRKRNIDTSTPTFRPRRENKDHSGIKSAPHDLGKVHKRKKTQHEERGIMTSRKSKQRGGWITDDPGDISYGKPKRNHWRSPGTPSSKAHKISAITSGGHFSSPQSSIKRNSHHRFSASRFDSSGSDGIRRGYDWW, from the exons ATGGCGACGAGGCAAAAGCTGAAAGGGAAGCTATATCACGAAGAAAacggagaagaagaagagaaattgAAGTCGGCGGCAGCAATGAGTAGCGACGATGAAGAGGGAAACGAGGATCTTAGCCTTAAGATCGTTGAGAAGCATATGTTGATGCGCGCCGCCAAGCTGGATCAAGACGACAGTGACTCCGACGTCGTTTTGAACGACAATACCAATACTAATACTAgcaataatagtaataataaaaacggACGTGTTGAGGCCGTCGTCCCTGGTCCGAGTGGGACCACTGATGACGTCATAATCGAGGATGTGAAGAGCGGTGATAAGAAGAGAATTAGGGTCcgcaagaagaaaaagaaggaagctgataagatcgaaattgaGGACCAATCT GTAATTGTTAGAAAGGAAGAACAGAAGGTGGAGGCGGCTGATAATGGTGATGAGGGGGTTACGACTGTTGAAATATCAGACAATATTGTGCTTCGGAAGCTTCTT CGGGGGCCAAGGTATTTTGATCCTCCAGATCGTGGGTGGCAAACGTGCTATAATTGTGGCGAAGAGGGGCATATGGCGGTGAACTGTAGATCTGCTGTCAAGCGGAAGAAACCTTGTTTTGTTTGTGGGAGTTTGGAACATGGTGTCAGGCAATGTTCCAAG GCACAAGATTGCTTCATTTGCAAAAAAGGTGGTCACCGTGCGAAAGATTGTCCAGATAAGCACAAGAGTGGCTTCCAGAATGCTCAAGTGTGTTTAAAATGTGGAGATTCTGGGCATGATATGTTTTCTTGCAGGAACAGTTATTCTCTCGATGACCTCAAG gaAGTACAATGTTACATCTGCAGGAGTTTTGGCCATTTGTGTTGCGTTAATATCAGTGATGCGGTTCCAGGAGAGGTTTCTTGTTTCAGATGTGGTCAATTAGGTCACACTGGTTTG CACTGGAACTCATGTATGCAGGCATGCGCTAGGTCTCGTGGTGAAACTGTAGAAGCGTCACCTAGTTCATGCTACAACTGTGGTGCAGAAGGGCATTTTGCACGTGAATGTGTGAGTTCTTCCAAG GTTCGCAAGAGGAATATTGACACATCAACTCCAACATTCAGACCTCGTAGAGAAAATAAAGACCACTCGGGAATTAAGTCTGCGCCTCATGATCTTGGTAAAGTGCATAAAAGGAAGAAAACCCAGCATGAAGAAAGAGGCATTATGACATCTCGAAAATCAAAACAGAGAGGTGGTTGGATAACAGACGATCCTGGAGATATCTCCTATGGGAAGCCGAAGAGGAACCATTGGAGGTCTCCGGGAACACCATCTAGTAAGGCTCATAAAATTTCAGCTATAACCTCTGGAGGCCATTTTTCAAGTCCTCAGTCCTCCATAAAGAGGAATTCTCATCATAGATTTTCAGCATCAAGGTTCGACAGCTCTGGTAGTGATGGGATAAGGAGAGGTTATGATTGGTGGTAG